The following are encoded together in the Daucus carota subsp. sativus chromosome 5, DH1 v3.0, whole genome shotgun sequence genome:
- the LOC108222157 gene encoding probable arabinosyltransferase ARAD1, whose translation MSLEGVMADKSMLPSRFFICLIAVAMCLLVFSSTFLFRLNDNSFMPGGLESVDDYNSSEYFISDLRQSVSQTAETDTITPFSKKTEISDELVPQITDVPRTVSLGYDEVKVCDPTRAILRVYMYDLPPEFHFGLLGWKGGPGQLWPDVSKTSQIPRYPGGLNLQHSIAYWLILDLLSSNSEEVQRPCSAIRVQNANDADIIFVPFLSSLSYNRFSKPTRKKRVSINRMLQDKLVRFLKDQDEWKRSGGKNHLIVAHHPNSMVSARRELGSARFVLADFGRYSKQIANLEKDVIAPYQHVIKTTPANISAPFEDRPILVYFQGAIYRKDGGAIRHELYYLLKDEKDVHFSFGSVRANGIRQAGRGMASSKFCLNIAGDTPSSNRLFDAIATHCVPVIISDDIELPYEDVLDYSEFCIFIRATDAVRKGYLLRLLRGIDQDKWTKMWNRLKETAKHFEYQFPSRPGDAVDMIWGVISRKLSSSYNEVYRKNRYNKTKLLLKTS comes from the exons ATGAGTCTTGAAGGGGTAATGGCTGACAAGAGCATGCTTCCGTCGAggttttttatatgtttaattgcTGTTGCAATGTGTCTGTTGGTCTTTTCATCGACATTCTTGTTTCGGTTGAATGACAATTCGTTTATGCCCGGTGGGCTTGAGAGTGTTGATGATTATAACAGCTCGGAGTACTTTATATCGGATTTGAGACAATCAGTGTCTCAAACCGCAGAGACTGATACGATAACGCCTTTTAGTAAAAAGACTGAGATAAGCGATGAGTTAGTTCCTCAGATCACTGATGTTCCTAGGACTGTTTCTTTAGGATATGATGAAGTGAAGGTGTGTGATCCAACGCGGGCTATTCTTAGGGTGTATATGTATGATTTACCTCCTGAGTTTCACTTTGGACTCTTGGGATGGAAAGGAGGTCCAGGTCAGTTGTGGCCAGATGTTAGTAAAACAAGTCAAATACCTCGATACCCTGGTGGGCTGAATTTACAGCACAGTATAGCATACTGGCTAATCCTTGATCTTCTATCTTCAAACAGTGAGGAAGTACAGAGACCATGCTCTGCGATCAGAGTTCAGAATGCAAATGATGCAGATATTATATTTGTGCCATTTTTGTCTTCACTTAGTTACAACAGATTTTCCAAGCCTACTAGAAAAAAAAGAGTTAGTATCAACAGAATGTTGCAGGATAAATTGGTGAGGTTTCTGAAGGACCAAGATGAATGGAAACGATCAGGCGGGAAGAATCATTTGATTGTAGCCCACCATCCAAATAGCATGGTGAGTGCAAGGAGAGAGCTAGGTTCCGCTAGATTTGTTCTTGCTGATTTTGGAAGATACAGCAAACAAATAGCAAACCTTGAAAAAGATGTGATTGCTCCTTACCAACATGTAATTAAGACCACACCTGCTAATATTTCAGCCCCTTTTGAGGATCGCCCAATCTTAGTGTACTTCCAAGGTGCAATTTATCGAAAAGAT GGTGGCGCAATTCGCCATGAATTATACTACCTTCTCAAAGACGAAAAAGACGTTCACTTCTCATTTGGAAGTGTTCGAGCAAATGGGATTAGGCAAGCAGGGAGAGGGATGGCTTCATCCAAATTTTGCCTAAATATTGCTGGAGACACCCCTTCCTCAAATAGATTATTTGATGCCATAGCCACTCATTGTGTTCCTGTTATTATTAGTGATGACATTGAGCTACCTTATGAAGATGTTTTGGACTACTCAGAATTCTGTATATTCATTCGTGCAACTGATGCTGTTAGAAAGGGTTACCTTCTTCGTCTTCTCAGAGGGATTGATCAGGACAAATGGACCAAAATGTGGAACAGATTAAAAGAAACTGCAAAGCACTTTGAGTATCAGTTTCCGTCAAGGCCAGGTGATGCTGTAGATATGATTTGGGGTGTAATTTCTCGGAAATTATCTTCTTCATATAATGAAGTTTACAGAAAGAATCGGTACAACAAAACCAAGCTCTTGCTTAAAACTTCGTGA